Proteins found in one Symmachiella macrocystis genomic segment:
- a CDS encoding arylsulfatase: MENILPLRSFIVFLMALCLIVATNQHARADKNPNLVLIVLDDAGYSDLGVFGSEIDTPHIDSLAKGGVQFTQFHVTPNCSSTRASLLTGMDHHRTGLGTHGAAAENQRGKPGYEGYLNNRVVTLPEALRTAGYRTMMAGKWHLGSRDSGTWPSARGFDDCFALLNGGASHWEDNAPLFPSKPSVYVENGTTIKRLPKGFYSTDYYTGRIIHYIERRKNPDQPFFAFLSFTAPHNPLHAPAESIKKYEDKYLDGWDAQQRRRLKSLKSRGLIGKSVKPQPRPDWIPSWDSLSDSAKKLAARDMAIYAGMIDRIDHNVGRLVARLKTLEEYDNTLILVMSDNGPSKTTIADYLKIDGAGADFVKGFKNDFDNRGLSGSSVDLGAGWAYGLAAPFRLMKGYQSQGGVLSPLIAKLPSVWKKPTGLNTAPVHVMDIMPTLLEIAGGAKIDRKAIPMQGKSLLALMRSGDRATFDERGFGGELFGIRSYRQGNWKILKLPPPYGTGKWQLYDLLVDPGETTDLADRQPNRLNKLAAQWRTYASVNGVVPPSKPILYAKPPRK; encoded by the coding sequence ATGGAAAACATTCTGCCTCTGCGGAGTTTTATTGTTTTTCTGATGGCGCTCTGTCTTATTGTCGCAACGAACCAACATGCTCGTGCTGACAAGAATCCGAATCTCGTACTTATCGTCTTGGACGACGCAGGCTATAGCGACCTTGGTGTCTTCGGAAGCGAGATCGATACTCCTCATATTGACAGCCTGGCAAAAGGCGGCGTGCAATTCACGCAGTTTCATGTCACGCCGAACTGTTCGTCAACGCGGGCTTCGCTGCTCACGGGGATGGATCATCACCGCACGGGCCTTGGCACGCACGGCGCGGCGGCAGAAAACCAACGGGGCAAGCCCGGCTACGAGGGTTACCTGAATAATCGCGTTGTTACGCTGCCCGAGGCCCTACGTACTGCCGGGTATCGCACCATGATGGCGGGAAAGTGGCATCTGGGCAGCCGTGATTCTGGCACCTGGCCCTCCGCGAGGGGCTTTGATGATTGTTTCGCTCTGCTGAACGGCGGCGCCAGTCATTGGGAAGACAACGCACCTCTGTTTCCATCAAAGCCGAGTGTTTATGTTGAAAATGGCACAACCATCAAACGACTCCCCAAAGGATTCTATTCAACAGACTACTACACCGGCAGAATCATCCATTACATTGAGCGCCGCAAGAACCCCGATCAGCCGTTCTTTGCTTTCTTATCCTTCACCGCTCCCCACAATCCACTTCATGCCCCCGCTGAGTCGATTAAGAAATACGAAGACAAATATTTGGATGGGTGGGACGCACAGCAACGGCGTCGCCTCAAGAGCCTGAAGTCCAGGGGATTGATCGGCAAATCCGTCAAGCCGCAACCGAGACCGGACTGGATTCCGTCTTGGGACAGTCTTAGTGATTCGGCGAAGAAACTCGCCGCCAGGGACATGGCAATTTACGCTGGCATGATTGATCGCATCGATCACAATGTGGGGCGTCTTGTGGCCCGACTCAAGACGCTGGAGGAATACGATAACACGTTGATCCTTGTCATGTCGGATAACGGACCGAGCAAGACCACAATTGCCGATTACTTGAAAATTGATGGTGCCGGGGCCGATTTCGTCAAAGGATTCAAGAACGACTTCGACAATCGCGGCCTATCAGGTTCGAGCGTCGATCTTGGCGCAGGCTGGGCTTATGGCCTGGCAGCTCCCTTTCGTCTGATGAAAGGATACCAGTCACAAGGCGGGGTGTTGAGCCCTTTGATTGCCAAACTCCCCTCAGTGTGGAAGAAACCGACTGGACTCAATACTGCTCCAGTTCATGTAATGGACATTATGCCAACGCTTCTCGAAATTGCCGGAGGTGCGAAAATCGATAGGAAAGCCATCCCCATGCAAGGGAAATCATTATTGGCTCTGATGCGAAGTGGAGACCGAGCCACGTTTGATGAACGAGGGTTTGGCGGTGAGTTATTTGGCATCCGATCTTATCGACAGGGGAATTGGAAAATTCTCAAACTTCCACCACCGTATGGCACTGGCAAATGGCAGCTTTACGATTTGTTGGTCGACCCTGGTGAAACTACGGACCTTGCCGACAGGCAGCCCAATCGACTGAATAAACTTGCTGCTCAGTGGCGCACCTACGCATCGGTGAACGGTGTAGTGCCGCCGAGCAAGCCAATTCTCTATGCAAAGCCCCCTCGGAAGTGA
- a CDS encoding carbohydrate porin — MRSLSVFFVVFSFLCAPQFGYAQELNEQYLETCDCCDTLLCRDKLTGNWFGHRTSLAQQGIVVESALTQFYQGVASGGAEQKFRYGDKLDLFILGDTGRMGLWRGGKIKIHAVDWQFGQNVIGDAAGLAPVNANLVSPLPEPSFALTHLLYEHELGGGFTAVVGRNNTLDFWETLYPDYGRGVDGFMNMSIPMPMNATPSMPFISNIAAIMKAGERGLQAAFVVMESQESPTTVGLDFPNGVTLVGLARNNTNFGGLRGSHTILGTYATGEYTSFDTSDWVIVPPGGVTPTQQTGSWMLQYLAEQRIWADPCNDRRYTKLFGRVGVSDEDTSPFGVTASVSIEAFGAMDNRPNDRMGMGYFYSGLNSDFKSLFVFANPLEDVHGGEVYYNAEITPWFHLTGDLQVVNPGPQALDTAVVIGLRGKIDF; from the coding sequence ATGCGGTCCCTATCGGTGTTTTTTGTCGTTTTCTCATTTCTCTGTGCTCCCCAATTCGGCTACGCGCAGGAATTGAATGAGCAATATCTTGAAACCTGTGATTGCTGCGATACCTTGCTGTGTCGTGACAAACTCACGGGCAACTGGTTTGGTCACCGCACATCTCTAGCGCAGCAAGGGATCGTTGTCGAGTCGGCTCTGACACAGTTTTACCAAGGTGTAGCGAGCGGCGGTGCTGAACAAAAATTTCGATATGGAGATAAACTAGATCTTTTCATCCTCGGCGACACGGGGCGGATGGGGCTGTGGCGAGGTGGAAAGATAAAGATCCACGCCGTTGACTGGCAGTTCGGTCAGAATGTCATCGGGGATGCCGCAGGCTTGGCCCCTGTCAACGCGAATCTGGTCTCACCGCTTCCGGAACCATCATTTGCGCTAACACACTTGCTCTATGAACATGAACTTGGAGGCGGCTTTACCGCAGTCGTGGGTAGGAATAACACACTCGACTTTTGGGAAACGCTATACCCTGACTACGGTCGCGGAGTTGACGGTTTCATGAACATGTCGATTCCGATGCCAATGAACGCGACTCCCAGCATGCCATTTATTTCAAATATTGCCGCGATCATGAAGGCAGGTGAACGCGGATTGCAAGCTGCGTTTGTCGTGATGGAAAGCCAGGAATCTCCGACAACAGTCGGTCTCGATTTCCCGAATGGCGTGACGTTGGTGGGGCTCGCAAGAAACAATACCAACTTTGGAGGTTTGCGAGGGTCGCACACCATACTAGGGACATACGCCACTGGCGAGTACACGTCATTTGACACCTCCGATTGGGTCATCGTTCCACCTGGAGGCGTGACACCGACTCAGCAAACTGGTTCTTGGATGCTGCAATACCTAGCCGAACAGAGGATATGGGCCGACCCCTGCAACGATCGACGGTATACGAAATTGTTTGGTCGAGTAGGCGTATCCGATGAGGATACTTCACCATTCGGAGTAACAGCATCAGTCTCGATAGAAGCATTCGGCGCGATGGACAATCGGCCTAACGACCGCATGGGCATGGGCTACTTCTATAGCGGGCTCAACAGCGACTTCAAGAGTCTGTTTGTTTTTGCGAATCCGCTAGAAGATGTGCATGGTGGCGAAGTCTATTACAACGCGGAAATTACACCTTGGTTCCATTTAACTGGGGACCTGCAAGTGGTCAACCCCGGGCCCCAGGCATTAGATACGGCGGTTGTTATTGGCCTGCGGGGAAAGATTGACTTCTAG
- a CDS encoding sulfatase-like hydrolase/transferase, protein MMRVVKIGMFCLLLTVSNGVVTAQSQVGKIIQDAEYYILEAQNGQRWAAEDKLLDEKLATLRKKHGQPPNIVYILWDDMTFGAVGFPALQKNFGFTTPNLNRMAREGINFTRMYSEPSCTPTRVAFLTGRHPVRHGMGEVGMPHEMAGLRADEVTIAEVLSKEGYATAHFGKGHLGDIEESYPHNQGFDETLFTPMNQIISQWNRTGDAVGAARGFSPENYPADPYRLDNPGLIPTGLVMAIEGRKGEQGKEWETPTNESYRKMDPECEKRTVDFIRKNAKAGKPFFVEYWPNLLNLIKTYPKKSTQAGTMVSEEMQYLDAFVGDLMQELKRLGIAENTLVVAMADNGPMVHSPPPQFGMLSLMYRGGKGDFTEGGVRVPAFASWPGMIEPGQTVADIVHVTDLYTTFARLAGATKHIPGDRVIDGIDQTALLLNGDTHSRRDYVFIYAGHTLGATVKGRYKRHWLGSSEGASSGLPEAYYDLYVDTREDNPMLIPLIHTQGQFNRMRARHELMKKKYPDKKKAYGIPYTGLSNARPETKAIADHIRRNIKNMPFDVKEYLEFEIPGSKADPDFGK, encoded by the coding sequence ATGATGAGAGTCGTGAAAATAGGTATGTTTTGTTTGCTGCTTACTGTTAGCAACGGAGTGGTTACAGCTCAATCGCAAGTAGGCAAGATCATCCAAGACGCAGAATACTACATTCTCGAAGCCCAGAATGGCCAGCGGTGGGCAGCGGAGGATAAATTACTTGACGAGAAACTTGCCACGCTGCGAAAGAAGCATGGCCAGCCGCCAAACATCGTTTACATCCTGTGGGACGACATGACATTTGGAGCGGTTGGCTTTCCCGCCCTACAGAAAAACTTTGGATTCACAACACCGAATCTCAACCGGATGGCGAGAGAAGGCATCAACTTCACACGGATGTACTCAGAACCATCATGCACACCCACGCGAGTCGCTTTTCTGACCGGTCGACACCCAGTTCGGCATGGAATGGGCGAGGTCGGTATGCCGCACGAAATGGCTGGTTTGCGTGCTGATGAGGTCACCATCGCCGAGGTTCTGTCCAAGGAAGGCTATGCCACTGCACATTTCGGAAAAGGACACCTGGGAGACATTGAGGAGAGCTACCCGCATAACCAAGGATTTGACGAAACGCTGTTCACTCCAATGAATCAAATCATCTCGCAGTGGAATAGGACAGGTGACGCCGTCGGGGCCGCTCGCGGCTTTTCCCCAGAAAACTACCCAGCCGACCCTTACCGACTCGACAATCCCGGTCTGATTCCGACGGGGCTTGTGATGGCAATCGAAGGGCGCAAGGGCGAGCAAGGAAAGGAATGGGAGACTCCGACTAACGAGTCGTACAGAAAAATGGATCCCGAGTGCGAAAAGCGGACCGTTGACTTCATCCGCAAAAACGCAAAGGCAGGTAAGCCGTTCTTTGTCGAGTATTGGCCAAATCTTCTGAACCTCATTAAGACCTATCCGAAGAAGAGCACGCAGGCGGGAACAATGGTTTCCGAAGAAATGCAGTATCTGGATGCATTTGTCGGCGATCTCATGCAAGAACTTAAAAGGCTTGGTATCGCAGAGAATACGCTTGTGGTCGCGATGGCCGATAATGGACCTATGGTTCATAGCCCACCACCGCAGTTCGGCATGCTCAGCTTGATGTACCGTGGTGGAAAAGGCGATTTCACCGAGGGGGGAGTTCGCGTGCCTGCGTTTGCATCTTGGCCAGGCATGATCGAACCGGGGCAGACCGTTGCCGACATCGTCCACGTCACCGACCTCTATACGACCTTCGCCCGCTTGGCTGGTGCGACAAAACATATCCCCGGAGACCGCGTGATCGACGGGATTGACCAAACGGCTCTCTTGCTGAATGGCGACACCCACAGTCGACGCGACTACGTCTTCATCTATGCCGGTCACACGCTCGGGGCGACCGTGAAGGGACGCTACAAGCGTCACTGGCTTGGCAGCAGCGAGGGCGCATCGTCCGGTTTGCCCGAGGCGTACTACGATCTCTACGTCGATACCCGCGAAGACAACCCGATGCTCATACCACTGATTCACACGCAGGGTCAGTTCAATCGCATGCGTGCCCGGCACGAGCTGATGAAAAAGAAGTATCCCGATAAGAAAAAGGCTTACGGGATTCCGTATACCGGACTTTCCAATGCACGACCGGAAACAAAGGCGATTGCTGACCACATCAGACGTAACATCAAGAACATGCCCTTCGACGTGAAGGAATACCTTGAGTTCGAGATTCCAGGTTCCAAAGCCGACCCCGATTTTGGAAAGTAG
- the cheB gene encoding chemotaxis-specific protein-glutamate methyltransferase CheB translates to MNRVGKKRLRVVVVDDSTLSRVLIRDALREIDTVSIVGSAENGILALKKIGELDPDVVTLDVEMPGMDGIQVLREMKIRGDRARTIMVSRHTAAGAQVTTDALMEGAFDFILKPSGGNVEANKRELTDALDGILEAVYESYYGSIDVASVEDSAQQDEFVGETSRCELVLIGTSTGGPDALRRLLPSLPAGFRAPILVVQHMPPNYTASLANRLDELCPLNVVEAQDDTPILPGSILIAPGGRHMGIAGSKGGLVTRLSNDPPEHSCRPAVDYLFRSAFQTVPQKKMLGVILTGMGNDGTEGCALLKDCGARILAQDARECVVYGMPKSVIKNGLADRIIPLNQMAAAICREAK, encoded by the coding sequence ATGAATAGAGTGGGTAAGAAGCGTCTACGGGTCGTCGTCGTCGATGATTCCACCCTGTCCCGGGTATTGATCCGCGATGCGCTGCGCGAAATCGACACAGTCTCGATCGTTGGCAGCGCCGAGAACGGTATCCTGGCGCTTAAAAAAATTGGTGAGTTGGATCCCGACGTTGTAACACTTGACGTCGAGATGCCAGGGATGGACGGCATTCAGGTATTGCGTGAAATGAAAATCCGCGGTGACCGTGCTCGAACGATCATGGTCAGCCGCCACACCGCTGCCGGCGCTCAAGTGACAACCGATGCGCTGATGGAAGGTGCATTCGATTTCATCCTGAAGCCATCCGGCGGAAATGTCGAGGCGAACAAACGAGAACTAACAGATGCCCTCGATGGCATTCTCGAGGCCGTTTATGAATCCTACTACGGATCAATCGATGTTGCATCAGTTGAGGATTCAGCCCAACAAGACGAATTTGTTGGCGAGACGTCTCGTTGTGAACTTGTTCTGATTGGCACCTCGACCGGAGGACCAGATGCGCTCAGACGACTCCTGCCTTCCTTGCCAGCAGGCTTTCGCGCACCGATTCTGGTTGTCCAGCATATGCCGCCAAACTACACTGCCAGCCTAGCCAACCGGCTCGACGAACTCTGCCCACTGAATGTTGTGGAAGCCCAGGATGATACACCAATTTTACCGGGATCGATCCTCATCGCCCCAGGCGGACGACACATGGGAATAGCGGGCAGTAAAGGCGGACTCGTCACGCGACTTAGCAACGATCCCCCAGAACACAGTTGTCGCCCCGCAGTGGACTATCTATTCCGTTCAGCATTCCAAACGGTGCCGCAAAAGAAAATGCTCGGCGTCATCCTGACTGGAATGGGCAATGACGGCACCGAAGGTTGCGCCCTACTCAAAGATTGCGGCGCTCGTATTCTAGCACAAGATGCACGTGAGTGTGTCGTCTACGGCATGCCGAAATCGGTCATCAAAAATGGTCTGGCTGATCGCATCATCCCCTTGAATCAAATGGCGGCTGCAATTTGCCGCGAGGCGAAGTGA
- a CDS encoding chemotaxis protein CheD, with product MNESRIERIPQTRRRHVAGRATSGEAPEVVTVRMSEIAVVTKGETIRTLLGSCVGVALYDPHKKIGGLAHVVLPDSRGQEGLPGKFVDTAIPELIRLICLNNGRLKSLTAKLAGGARMFATSADVAIGEQNLAAIERELESRNIPILGRHCGGQQGRRMMFTPSTSRVQIEIVGCDAVEI from the coding sequence ATGAATGAGTCACGGATCGAACGTATTCCCCAAACTCGGCGGCGGCACGTCGCCGGTCGAGCTACCAGTGGCGAAGCACCGGAAGTGGTTACTGTGCGGATGAGCGAGATTGCTGTTGTGACAAAGGGCGAAACCATCCGGACGTTGCTTGGCTCCTGCGTCGGCGTTGCCCTTTACGATCCGCACAAAAAAATCGGCGGCCTTGCCCACGTCGTACTACCGGATTCTCGCGGCCAAGAAGGTCTTCCGGGCAAGTTCGTTGACACGGCAATTCCAGAGTTGATTCGACTCATTTGCCTAAACAACGGCAGATTGAAGAGCTTAACAGCGAAACTTGCCGGTGGCGCGCGGATGTTCGCTACATCAGCCGACGTCGCGATTGGCGAGCAAAATCTGGCCGCCATCGAACGGGAACTCGAATCCCGCAACATTCCCATACTGGGACGACATTGCGGCGGGCAACAAGGGAGGCGAATGATGTTCACACCCAGCACAAGTCGTGTCCAAATTGAGATTGTTGGGTGCGACGCTGTAGAGATTTGA
- a CDS encoding arylsulfatase → MPKIVQRIFETIGSKLEIALRQHETAGAGDIRSGGEVTVLGWLNCNHMYGTNRNKYRRWLLSAGYCGGKLMIKHLLITPLLFALVSSSVAQDSPPNVLLIVADDMGYSDIGPFGGEIATPTLDALAKQGLQLTNYHVLASCSPSRSILLSGMDNHRAGLGTMSELLTEQAKGKPGYEGYLNHRVAALPEVLKANGYRTYMVGKWHLGEDESTIPHARGFDETFVLVGGGGSHWSDGQWVTPTVPVKYSRNGKEVKSLPEDFYSTKNYTDNLIEWIKRDQDSDKPFFAYLSYTAPHDPLHAPQKYIDKYKGTYDGGWDTLREKRLQKLKELGVINKDARPFPRLPTVKAWEELPEDERALAARDMEVYAAMVDYMDGQINRVIDQLKSVGQYENTLIIFFSDNGANGSSLATYPGQTSEYMNRFDNRLENRGLKNSLIDMGPGWAQASMSPGRMFKGFTAEGGIRSPLLVKLPGKMANAGSINQSFLHIRDIMPTILDAANIKQPATQFAGRLVQPIQGTSMLPLLEGRELDTGPDVREVGYELFGMKAFFAGRWKVLWMPTPHGTSEWELFDLKQDPGELNDLGKKYPQKLMELVARWEQYKKENGVLDLSSGGGK, encoded by the coding sequence GTGCCAAAGATCGTTCAACGGATATTTGAGACAATCGGCTCTAAGCTTGAAATAGCATTGCGGCAACATGAAACTGCGGGAGCTGGTGATATCCGTTCGGGGGGGGAGGTCACTGTTTTAGGCTGGTTAAACTGTAATCATATGTACGGCACGAATAGAAATAAATATCGACGGTGGCTACTTTCTGCAGGATATTGTGGAGGTAAATTGATGATTAAGCACTTGTTGATTACGCCTTTGTTGTTTGCGCTAGTGTCATCAAGTGTTGCACAGGATTCCCCTCCAAACGTGCTGCTAATCGTCGCCGACGACATGGGTTACTCGGACATCGGACCATTTGGTGGTGAGATCGCAACACCTACCCTTGATGCGTTGGCGAAACAAGGCCTTCAGTTGACCAACTATCATGTGCTGGCGAGTTGTTCACCTTCACGTTCGATTCTCTTGTCTGGGATGGACAACCATCGTGCGGGCTTGGGCACAATGAGCGAACTGTTGACAGAGCAAGCCAAAGGTAAGCCTGGCTATGAAGGTTACTTGAACCATCGCGTCGCTGCGTTGCCCGAGGTACTCAAGGCAAACGGCTACCGCACGTATATGGTTGGCAAGTGGCATCTTGGTGAGGATGAATCAACCATCCCGCACGCAAGAGGCTTTGACGAGACCTTTGTGCTCGTTGGCGGAGGTGGAAGTCATTGGAGCGACGGTCAATGGGTAACGCCAACTGTGCCGGTGAAGTACAGCCGTAATGGCAAAGAAGTGAAGTCGCTGCCGGAAGATTTCTACTCGACCAAGAACTACACCGACAACCTTATCGAGTGGATCAAGAGGGATCAGGACAGCGACAAACCTTTCTTTGCTTACCTGTCGTATACCGCTCCGCACGACCCGCTGCACGCTCCACAGAAGTACATCGACAAATACAAGGGAACATACGACGGCGGGTGGGACACCTTGCGTGAGAAGCGTCTGCAAAAGTTGAAAGAGCTCGGCGTCATTAACAAGGATGCCAGACCTTTCCCTCGCTTACCCACAGTGAAGGCGTGGGAAGAGTTGCCGGAGGATGAACGGGCGTTGGCAGCCCGCGACATGGAGGTCTACGCCGCCATGGTCGATTACATGGATGGGCAGATCAATCGCGTTATTGATCAACTGAAATCGGTGGGCCAATATGAGAATACGCTCATCATCTTCTTCTCAGATAATGGTGCCAACGGATCTTCGCTAGCGACTTATCCTGGTCAGACGAGTGAATACATGAATAGGTTCGACAATCGTCTCGAAAACCGCGGTTTGAAGAACTCGCTCATCGACATGGGCCCAGGCTGGGCTCAGGCAAGCATGTCGCCAGGCCGTATGTTCAAGGGCTTCACCGCGGAAGGTGGCATTCGATCTCCACTACTGGTGAAACTGCCCGGCAAAATGGCAAACGCCGGCAGCATCAACCAGTCGTTCTTGCACATTAGGGATATCATGCCGACGATTCTTGACGCGGCCAATATCAAACAACCGGCGACGCAGTTCGCGGGGCGTTTGGTACAACCCATCCAAGGAACTTCCATGCTGCCACTGCTCGAAGGTCGCGAATTAGATACGGGTCCGGACGTTCGTGAGGTCGGATACGAGCTGTTTGGAATGAAAGCCTTCTTTGCGGGCCGCTGGAAAGTTCTCTGGATGCCAACACCACATGGTACGAGTGAGTGGGAGTTATTTGACCTGAAGCAAGATCCGGGCGAGCTGAATGACTTAGGCAAAAAATACCCGCAAAAACTCATGGAACTTGTAGCCCGCTGGGAACAGTACAAGAAAGAGAACGGCGTCCTTGATTTGTCTTCGGGTGGCGGCAAGTAA
- a CDS encoding integrase core domain-containing protein, with the protein MGELRRLGINRICRQTVRNILKEEGIDTSPNRSQGSWEQFIKIHAKTLWACDFFTKHVITPRGLVNYFLLVFINVETRDIFVSNSTAHPDSAWVTQQARNFLMQTAGRDEKPACLIRDRDTKFTAQSDDVLKAEGVKIKVLPVQSPNLNSRYERVIKSIKQKCLNNFLVFGEQHLNYLVREYVRHYNDDRAHSACGHLSPSCTDPPPENNTIVLDDIVRRERLGSLIQWYERAA; encoded by the coding sequence TTGGGCGAGTTGCGGCGGCTCGGCATCAACCGCATCTGCCGACAAACGGTCCGCAACATCCTCAAAGAGGAGGGGATCGACACCTCGCCCAACCGGTCTCAAGGTTCTTGGGAGCAGTTCATCAAGATCCACGCCAAGACCCTCTGGGCCTGTGACTTTTTCACAAAACATGTCATCACGCCAAGAGGGCTTGTGAACTATTTCCTGTTGGTCTTCATCAATGTCGAGACCCGCGATATCTTCGTCAGCAACTCCACGGCGCACCCCGATTCCGCATGGGTAACACAGCAGGCCCGCAACTTTCTCATGCAAACGGCCGGTCGCGACGAAAAGCCAGCCTGCCTGATTCGCGATCGCGACACGAAATTCACGGCACAATCCGACGATGTACTAAAAGCCGAAGGTGTAAAGATCAAAGTCCTGCCGGTACAGAGCCCGAACCTGAATTCCAGATACGAACGAGTCATCAAAAGCATCAAGCAGAAATGCCTGAACAATTTTCTGGTCTTCGGCGAGCAGCATCTGAACTACCTTGTCCGTGAATACGTCCGCCACTACAACGATGATCGAGCCCACTCTGCCTGTGGACATTTATCGCCCTCATGCACTGATCCGCCACCGGAGAACAACACCATCGTTCTCGATGACATCGTCCGCCGTGAACGACTCGGCAGTCTGATCCAATGGTACGAACGCGCTGCGTGA
- a CDS encoding response regulator, which yields MPNRLMIVDDALIMRMKIKEIAALAGWTIVAEADNGEDAVVKYNEHQPDLMTLDMVMPKMDGLAALKAIREQHPSARIVMVSAVNQKAKLQECIVSGALDFIVKPFDPEHLKGFFVKYKCKDE from the coding sequence ATGCCGAACCGATTGATGATTGTTGATGACGCACTGATCATGCGCATGAAGATTAAGGAGATCGCCGCACTGGCGGGCTGGACCATCGTCGCCGAAGCCGACAACGGCGAAGACGCCGTTGTAAAGTACAATGAACACCAGCCGGACCTGATGACCCTTGACATGGTTATGCCGAAAATGGACGGTTTAGCCGCGCTCAAGGCAATTCGTGAACAACATCCCTCAGCTCGAATCGTTATGGTCAGCGCGGTCAATCAAAAGGCAAAACTCCAGGAGTGCATCGTCAGTGGAGCCTTAGATTTCATCGTGAAGCCGTTCGATCCAGAACATCTGAAAGGCTTCTTTGTAAAGTACAAATGTAAGGATGAATAG
- a CDS encoding ABC transporter substrate-binding protein, protein MDGKQYSRRRCLRAAAAGGLGAIAVAGTRPALAANSLPEVNIAGYAYDRVRAIQDGRLDLEGFEVRFHADDIYNLNRHLFGPKRTYEVSETGLIPYVTRYANEDFRAYTLIPVFISRTFRHRNIFVRTDRGIEKPEDLRGRRVGTPGYGMSSHTWIRGFLQDVYGVKPKEMQWVETTKSSDGGKLNSGFGKYFLPKDFPLKRGPEGVDESELILSGEVDALITAIEPKAYTDGHPKIRRLFPNVRAVEKEYYKKTGVFPIMHVVAVRKDFADANPSLPKKLFSMYSEAKQAAYDDLEAAEVLKVTLPWVNQDLAETRALMGENFWPYGVKSNRKELELVMRYTHEQGLAKRKLSVEEIFHPSTLELIEA, encoded by the coding sequence ATGGATGGAAAGCAGTACTCCCGTCGCCGTTGCCTTCGGGCCGCTGCGGCTGGAGGACTCGGGGCGATTGCCGTCGCAGGAACACGCCCAGCGTTGGCAGCGAACAGCTTGCCAGAGGTTAACATTGCCGGCTATGCCTACGACCGCGTGCGCGCGATTCAAGATGGGCGACTTGACCTGGAAGGCTTCGAAGTCCGCTTTCATGCCGATGACATTTATAACCTCAACAGGCATCTCTTCGGCCCAAAGCGGACCTACGAGGTCAGCGAAACGGGACTCATCCCTTACGTCACGAGGTACGCCAACGAAGACTTCCGCGCCTATACTCTGATTCCCGTTTTTATCTCGCGGACGTTCCGACATCGGAACATTTTCGTTCGGACTGATCGTGGGATTGAAAAGCCCGAGGACCTGCGCGGCCGGCGCGTTGGAACACCCGGTTACGGGATGAGTTCTCACACCTGGATTCGCGGTTTCCTGCAAGACGTATACGGCGTCAAACCCAAGGAAATGCAGTGGGTCGAGACCACAAAGAGTTCGGACGGCGGGAAATTGAATTCCGGATTCGGAAAGTACTTTCTGCCAAAAGACTTTCCACTCAAAAGAGGCCCGGAAGGCGTGGACGAATCAGAGCTAATTCTCTCTGGCGAAGTCGACGCTCTCATAACTGCCATCGAGCCAAAGGCCTACACCGACGGACACCCGAAGATCAGGCGTCTGTTTCCCAATGTCCGAGCAGTGGAGAAGGAGTACTACAAGAAGACAGGTGTGTTTCCAATCATGCATGTCGTCGCAGTCCGAAAAGATTTTGCAGATGCAAACCCGAGCCTGCCAAAAAAACTCTTTTCCATGTACAGCGAGGCCAAGCAAGCCGCCTATGACGACTTGGAAGCTGCCGAGGTGCTGAAAGTGACTCTGCCGTGGGTGAACCAAGATTTGGCAGAGACGCGAGCGTTGATGGGAGAGAACTTCTGGCCGTACGGGGTGAAGTCCAACCGCAAAGAATTGGAACTGGTGATGCGCTACACTCATGAACAGGGCTTGGCGAAACGTAAACTCAGCGTGGAGGAGATATTTCATCCATCCACACTGGAATTGATTGAGGCCTGA